In Xanthocytophaga agilis, the following are encoded in one genomic region:
- a CDS encoding Gfo/Idh/MocA family oxidoreductase, with translation MENNHQTSRRDFLKKTALGTAGLAMSMSASSYARIIGSNDRVRVGIVGFSDRFRQSLLPAFMNHAKELNFELVGVSDLWNRRRDECEAHLKDKPNVNKKFFKVRNNDELYARKDVDAVIISTADFQHALHCVEAVRSGRDAYVEKPFAESLDDAKAALKAVEETGKIVQIGSQRRSAPNYWAANDYIKSGKFGDISMVEMTWNVNQPGRWRRAQLVAEIKKEDIDWDRFLLNRPKVEWNPRYYLEYRLFYPYSSGIPGQWMSHQIDTVHWFSGYDHPRSVVANGGIYVWKDGRMNADTFTAVFDYGPDNDPTKGFQVLYSSRMHNEAGGVKEYYFSNGGMINLDTNKISPEGGLKAEYAKAMNMQPNLLAETSLRSDIKMETGANTGGDPMTSLHMRNWLECVRSRKQPNASVKAGYNHSVANIMATMALHTGKRVTFDAQKQEIITS, from the coding sequence ATGGAAAACAATCATCAAACCTCCCGCCGTGATTTTCTAAAGAAGACCGCTCTGGGAACAGCCGGATTAGCCATGAGTATGAGTGCATCCAGTTATGCACGTATCATTGGCTCAAATGACAGAGTACGGGTAGGCATTGTTGGCTTTTCGGATCGATTCCGTCAGTCACTGTTGCCTGCATTTATGAATCATGCCAAAGAACTTAATTTTGAACTTGTTGGGGTATCCGATCTCTGGAATCGCCGTCGGGATGAATGTGAAGCTCACCTAAAGGACAAACCCAATGTAAACAAGAAGTTTTTCAAAGTTCGCAACAATGATGAATTGTATGCGCGTAAAGATGTAGATGCTGTTATTATCAGTACTGCCGACTTTCAGCATGCACTACACTGTGTGGAAGCTGTACGGTCAGGCCGCGATGCCTATGTAGAGAAGCCCTTTGCAGAATCTCTGGATGATGCAAAAGCAGCCCTCAAAGCAGTGGAGGAAACAGGTAAAATCGTTCAGATTGGTTCTCAACGCCGTAGTGCACCAAATTACTGGGCAGCCAATGACTATATCAAATCCGGCAAGTTCGGCGATATTAGTATGGTTGAAATGACATGGAATGTAAACCAGCCGGGTCGCTGGCGCCGTGCTCAGCTTGTAGCTGAGATAAAAAAAGAAGATATAGACTGGGATCGTTTTCTTCTCAACCGTCCTAAAGTAGAATGGAATCCTCGTTATTATCTGGAGTATCGCTTGTTCTATCCGTATTCTTCAGGTATACCGGGACAGTGGATGAGCCATCAGATAGATACCGTACACTGGTTCTCTGGTTATGATCATCCAAGAAGTGTAGTGGCCAATGGAGGCATTTACGTGTGGAAAGATGGCCGTATGAATGCTGATACATTCACTGCTGTATTTGATTACGGTCCGGACAATGATCCAACCAAAGGTTTTCAGGTATTGTATTCTTCCCGTATGCATAATGAAGCAGGTGGCGTGAAAGAATATTATTTCTCTAATGGAGGAATGATCAATCTGGATACCAATAAAATTTCTCCGGAAGGTGGTTTAAAAGCTGAATATGCCAAAGCAATGAACATGCAACCTAACTTACTGGCAGAAACCTCCTTGCGTTCGGATATAAAGATGGAAACCGGAGCCAATACAGGAGGTGATCCAATGACATCTCTGCATATGCGCAACTGGCTGGAATGTGTACGAAGTCGCAAGCAACCTAATGCATCTGTAAAAGCAGGATATAATCATTCTGTTGCAAATATCATGGCTACAATGGCATTGCATACAGGCAAACGTGTCACTTTTGATGCTCAGAAACAGGAAATTATTACGAGTTAA
- a CDS encoding OmpA family protein produces the protein MQVLNKFFFLVIFLSGVLSAQAQLKIDTSYTVEDMVNKILMGNGVKVGNIRMKGSKLGVGYFHVNSDVIGMRNGILLSTGKVHDAIGPNNVPGRSGIISTPQTLKNKDIGDVDLNRLCGGRTQDVMVIEFDFIPVHNKISFRYCFGSEEYKEYVGSRFNDVFGFFIDGPGLPKRNLAVIPGTDESVAVNNINHKKYRKIYLNNDYFVDVKNTDLAALSGQQSGLKKLTSTVFQNAKVSLNDDAVLIDEKERSRIDHELLTNFQYDGFTHVLTAECQVIPHKKYHLKLAIGDVGDYALDSGVFLEAGSFSSEDDPRLPNFHASAPGTTDVIPVTGVDQDAVATISGNKKDMVSDVAPKNIDVFKTTNVYFATDSYSVPDSSKDELDKLAAYLLKNKTLVCQLYGHTDSMGSKEHNQQLSEDRAVAVIKYLISQGITKSRLSYTGYNFEEPVGNNEKEVGRRYNRRVEITVIDSVMQASRQ, from the coding sequence ATGCAAGTTTTAAATAAATTCTTCTTTCTTGTGATTTTTCTGTCTGGTGTTCTTTCTGCACAGGCTCAATTGAAGATCGATACTTCTTATACTGTAGAAGATATGGTCAATAAGATCCTGATGGGGAATGGTGTGAAGGTAGGAAACATTCGTATGAAGGGAAGTAAGCTGGGTGTAGGTTACTTTCACGTAAACTCAGACGTGATCGGAATGCGAAACGGAATTTTGCTCTCAACCGGTAAAGTACACGATGCAATTGGCCCAAATAACGTTCCAGGCCGTTCTGGAATCATCTCTACCCCTCAGACTTTAAAAAACAAAGACATTGGTGATGTGGATTTAAATCGTCTTTGCGGTGGTAGAACACAAGATGTAATGGTAATAGAGTTTGACTTTATCCCTGTTCACAATAAAATATCTTTCCGTTATTGCTTTGGTTCGGAAGAATACAAGGAATATGTAGGATCACGTTTCAATGATGTATTTGGTTTCTTTATTGATGGACCTGGATTGCCTAAAAGAAATCTGGCTGTGATTCCTGGAACGGATGAGTCTGTGGCCGTTAATAATATCAACCATAAGAAATACCGTAAGATCTACCTGAATAACGATTATTTCGTTGATGTAAAAAATACAGATCTGGCTGCTTTGTCCGGACAACAATCAGGTTTGAAAAAGTTAACCAGTACAGTTTTTCAAAATGCAAAAGTGTCATTGAATGATGATGCTGTATTGATTGATGAAAAAGAAAGAAGTCGTATAGATCACGAACTACTTACAAACTTTCAATATGATGGCTTTACACATGTATTAACAGCAGAGTGCCAGGTAATTCCTCATAAAAAATATCATTTGAAGCTGGCAATCGGAGATGTAGGTGATTATGCACTTGACTCAGGTGTGTTTCTGGAAGCTGGTTCTTTCTCCAGTGAAGATGATCCTCGTCTGCCTAACTTTCATGCATCTGCTCCTGGTACTACAGATGTGATTCCTGTTACAGGTGTTGATCAGGATGCAGTAGCTACCATCTCAGGTAATAAAAAAGATATGGTGAGTGATGTTGCACCTAAGAACATTGATGTGTTTAAAACTACCAATGTATACTTTGCTACAGACTCATATAGTGTACCTGATAGTTCTAAGGATGAATTGGACAAACTGGCAGCATATCTGTTGAAGAATAAAACACTGGTATGTCAATTGTATGGTCATACAGATAGTATGGGTAGTAAAGAACATAATCAGCAATTGTCTGAAGACCGGGCTGTAGCTGTTATTAAATATCTCATCTCTCAAGGGATTACTAAAAGTCGTCTATCCTATACCGGATATAATTTTGAAGAGCCGGTTGGGAATAATGAAAAAGAAGTAGGACGTCGGTATAATCGTCGTGTAGAGATTACTGTGATAGATTCTGTTATGCAGGCTTCACGTCAGTAA